One genomic window of Motacilla alba alba isolate MOTALB_02 chromosome 3, Motacilla_alba_V1.0_pri, whole genome shotgun sequence includes the following:
- the TP53I3 gene encoding quinone oxidoreductase PIG3 isoform X2: MFAAYFDCPGGPENLYMKEVMKPNPGEGEVLVKVSASALNRADLLQRRGKYPPPKGASDILGLEAAGSVAGLGPGCSGRWKISDAVMALLPGGGQAQYVTVPEGLLMPIPKDMTFIQAAAIPEAWLTAFQLLHFVGKVQEGERVLIHAGASGVGMAAIQLVRLAKAIPIVTAGTQEKLEATANAGAAAGFNYKNEDFSEKVLEFTQGSGVDIILDCVGASYWEKNLKCLSTDGRWIIYGLLSGGEVHGDLLARLLSKRASIHASLLRSRDKEVFFPSTRSGW; encoded by the exons atgttTGCAGCCTATTTTGATTGCCCAGGAGGCCCAGAAAATCTCTATATGAAAGAAGTGATGAAACCAAAtccaggagaaggagaagtTCTTGTGAAGGTCTCTGCCAGTGCTCTGAATAGGGCTGATTTACTCCAG agGAGAGGGAAGTACCCTCCCCCCAAAGGAGCAAGTGACATTTTAGGCCTGGAAGCAGCTGGGAGCGTGGCTGGGCTGGGTCCCGGCTGCTCGGGCCGCTGGAAGATCAGCGATGCAGTGATGGCTCTGCTCCCCGGGGGAGGCCAGGCACAATACGTGACAGTGCCCGAAGGCCTCCTGATGCCAATTCCCAAAGATATGACTTTTATCCAGGCTGCAGCCATTCCTGAAGCCTGGCTAACAGCATTTCAGCTGCTCCATTTTGTAG GTAAAGTACAGGAGGGTGAGAGAGTGTTGATCCATGCTGGAGCCAGCGGGGTTGGCATGGCAGCCATTCAGCTGGTGAGACTGGCAAAGGCCATTCCCATTGTGACAGCAGGAACTCAGGAGAAACTGGAAGCAACAGCaaatgctggagcagctgcagggttCAACTACAAGAATGAAGACTTCAGTGAAAAGGTCTTGGAGTTCACCCAAG GTTCTGGAGTAGATATTATTTTAGATTGTGTTGGGGCCTCATACTGGGAGAAGAATCTCAAGTGTCTGAGCACTGATGGCCGGTGGATTATTTATGGACTGCTGAGTGGAGGTGAAGTCCATGGGGATTTGCTGGCAAGGCTGCTTTCCAAAAGAGCCAGCATCCACGCGAGCCTGTTACGATCCCGAGACAAGGAG GTGTTTTTCCCCAGTACAAGGAGCGGCTGGTGA
- the SF3B6 gene encoding splicing factor 3B subunit 6, with protein sequence MAMQAAKRANIRLPPEVNRILYIRNLPYKITAEEMYDIFGKYGPIRQIRVGNTPETRGTAYVVYEDIFDAKNACDHLSGFNVCNRYLVVLYYNANRAFQKMDTKKKEEQLKLLKEKYGINTDPPK encoded by the exons ATGGCGATGCAAGCAGCCAAACGAGCCAAC ATCCGGCTCCCTCCGGAGGTTAACCGGATCCTGTACATCAGAAACCTGCCGTACAAGATCACGGCCGAGGAGATGTACGACATTTTTGGGAAGTACGGGCCCATCCGGCAGATCCGAGT TGGGAATACCCCTGAGACCAGAGGAACAGCCTACGTGGTCTATGAGGACATCTTCGATGCCAAGAACGCCTGTGACCACCTGTCGGGGTTCAACGTGTGCAACAGATACCTCGTGGTTCTGTACTACAATGCCAACAGG GCATTCCAAAAGATGgacacaaagaagaaagaagaacagCTTAAGCTTCTCAAGGAAAAATACGGAATTAACACAGACCCACCAAAATAA
- the TP53I3 gene encoding quinone oxidoreductase PIG3 isoform X1 has product MFAAYFDCPGGPENLYMKEVMKPNPGEGEVLVKVSASALNRADLLQRRGKYPPPKGASDILGLEAAGSVAGLGPGCSGRWKISDAVMALLPGGGQAQYVTVPEGLLMPIPKDMTFIQAAAIPEAWLTAFQLLHFVGKVQEGERVLIHAGASGVGMAAIQLVRLAKAIPIVTAGTQEKLEATANAGAAAGFNYKNEDFSEKVLEFTQGSGVDIILDCVGASYWEKNLKCLSTDGRWIIYGLLSGGEVHGDLLARLLSKRASIHASLLRSRDKEYKERLVRAFTEEVLPHFSGGASPRLQPLVDSVYPLHAIAEAHRAMEENKNIGKIVIEIPVCFKKGPPQ; this is encoded by the exons atgttTGCAGCCTATTTTGATTGCCCAGGAGGCCCAGAAAATCTCTATATGAAAGAAGTGATGAAACCAAAtccaggagaaggagaagtTCTTGTGAAGGTCTCTGCCAGTGCTCTGAATAGGGCTGATTTACTCCAG agGAGAGGGAAGTACCCTCCCCCCAAAGGAGCAAGTGACATTTTAGGCCTGGAAGCAGCTGGGAGCGTGGCTGGGCTGGGTCCCGGCTGCTCGGGCCGCTGGAAGATCAGCGATGCAGTGATGGCTCTGCTCCCCGGGGGAGGCCAGGCACAATACGTGACAGTGCCCGAAGGCCTCCTGATGCCAATTCCCAAAGATATGACTTTTATCCAGGCTGCAGCCATTCCTGAAGCCTGGCTAACAGCATTTCAGCTGCTCCATTTTGTAG GTAAAGTACAGGAGGGTGAGAGAGTGTTGATCCATGCTGGAGCCAGCGGGGTTGGCATGGCAGCCATTCAGCTGGTGAGACTGGCAAAGGCCATTCCCATTGTGACAGCAGGAACTCAGGAGAAACTGGAAGCAACAGCaaatgctggagcagctgcagggttCAACTACAAGAATGAAGACTTCAGTGAAAAGGTCTTGGAGTTCACCCAAG GTTCTGGAGTAGATATTATTTTAGATTGTGTTGGGGCCTCATACTGGGAGAAGAATCTCAAGTGTCTGAGCACTGATGGCCGGTGGATTATTTATGGACTGCTGAGTGGAGGTGAAGTCCATGGGGATTTGCTGGCAAGGCTGCTTTCCAAAAGAGCCAGCATCCACGCGAGCCTGTTACGATCCCGAGACAAGGAG TACAAGGAGCGGCTGGTGAGAGCCTTCACAGAGGAGGTGCTGCCCCATTTTTCCGGAGGGGCTTCCCCGCGTCTGCAGCCCCTCGTGGACAGCGTTTACCCCCTGCACGCCATCGCTGAGGCACACAGGGCCATGGAGGAAAACAAGAACATCGGCAAAATCGTCATCGAAATTCCCGTTTGCTTCAAGAAAGGGCCGCCACAGTAA